The Halosolutus gelatinilyticus genome contains the following window.
CCCCCAAGATCGCGATCGCTGCGGCATTGTTCACGACCACCAGCGCCGAGGGGACGATCCCCGCGACGAGAACCCACTTGTGGCCGTAGTCGACGATTTGGAGAAGCGCCCACGCAAGCGCGATGTAGAGCACTTGCGAGAGGAGGACACCCCCGAAACCGACCGTCTCGATCGCCGCGTGGATTAACGGGTTCGCTTCCGGGAGACCGACCGACAGCGCAACGATCGTCGTCAGTGCGTCGCCGATCGTGAGTGCGATGAGCACCGCCCACAGCGTTCGGATCGAGACCGTCGGGACCGGAACCTCGATCGTTACGGTGTGCGTCTGCATCTTACTCGGCACCCCCGTTGGTCGCCGCCCGTCGCGGCGCATCGATCGGGACGTCTTCGATCGACATTGGATCGAGGCCGCCGTCGACGCGTTTCAGGACCTCGTCGAACGTGAGCTCGATTGGCCCGACAGTACGCTCGTCACCGTCGTCCGTGATCGATCGGCAGAGGTACGGCGCGTCGGCGTCCTCGAGCGCGGGGAAGATGTACTCGGTCGCGTCGTCGCGATCGAGCACCAGGACCTCGCCGACGTCGAGCCCCTTCGCGCCCGGGTGGACGTCGTCTACTTCGGGTTCGGCGGGTTCGTCGACGATTGCCGTGCCGCCGTCCGTTGCGGCCGGTGCCGGGTCAGGAGTCGTCGGTTCTGTGGGTTCGATCGGCTCGCCCTTCAGCTCGCGTTCGCGAGCGTTCAGGCGCATCATCACGTCCGGCCGGCCCCAGTTCTCGGACTCGACGCGCTGCCACTCTTTCAGGAGTTCCAGGTCGTCGATCGTCGAGATACGAGCGTACGCGAGGTACAGTTCGTCCATCCCGAGGGCGTAGGCCGGGTCCTCGCCGAACTTCTCGCGCAGGTCGGGGTAGGACGGACGATCGCAGGTAGCCACGTTGTACGCACGAGTCGTCATCGGAGAACCGCCTCCTCGAGTGTGAGCAAGTGATTGTACTCGCGATCGTACGTCGGTTCAGCCGCGAGGTTGAGGCCGCGATCGTCAGCCGTCTGACCGACGCGTGGCTGACGCTGAGGGCGGTTTGCGTTTTCTGCAACTGTCTTATTCCGACTAGATTTAAGTCGGACTCGCTGTAAATGTCGCATGGTTCAGTGATTTCTCCTTTCCCAGGGGAACACGAACCACATCGCGCCATGCCCTAACATGGCGTTTCTCGATATGTTACCGATCGAGAGAGTGGTTCGTGCTGATTGGTAAGTAGACCTGTAGATACTTAGGTTTTACCATTATGAGTATATACTATATTCCGTAAGTGGTATACCCCTTCGGGTATATACCACATACTGTATGAGTGAGGCTACAGAACAGGACACTATGTCCTCTGGCCGGGCTTTACTGACGGACCGTGAACGCGCTATTCTCGCTGGCGAAGCTGACGTGAAAGATAACTATCGATACAAGGTCGAATCCAATGCACGTCAGCGAATCAAGAAACTCGAACGTGATATCGACGTTCTCCAAGAACACTACCCAGAGATGTATGAACAGATTCGATCGAAAGTGTGTGACGATGGCGGGTAGGTTGCCAAACCACGAATGGGTCGATTTGAGAGAGCAGATTCTTCAACGGGATGGATACGAGTGCCAGGATTGTGGGAAGGGGGAGAGAGGGGTGAAGTCTCTACACGTCCATCATAAACGGCCATTAGACGATGGAGGGTCGAATGAACCCGGGAACTTGCGGACGCTTTGTGAAGACTGTCACTTCGATCTCCATGCCGACGAACAACGAAAGGGGACGCTCGAAGATATCAAAGATATCTATCGCCGATCAGAGGTCCCCGTATTTCGGACAGGTGAAATAGGAAAGTTATTAGACAACTATTCCCACCAAGCAGCGCCGAAACTCAAGAAATTGGTGGAGAAAGGGTTCTTAGAATCGAACGGGAACGGTGTGTACTACCGTAGTTCGTTGCCGATAGATGATGTCCAGATAGTGAATGCGAACGACGTAATTGTAGATGGATCCTATATCGAGTTTGGTAAGTATATTGTGACGAGGAGAAGATTACTAAATGTCAATATTGTGGACGGTGGATATACTCACGGAACCCGGACTCGAAATTGAGGCGTCACCAAAGGAAGTATTGTTCCGGATAATCGGCCAAGAGTTCGTCTGGCGATCGATCTGAGTTTACTTTCGGCTCGGTAGTGCCACGTTTATATTCCTGTTCGTTGTAGGACCTATCATAATGGCCGTTGATTCCGAGGACGCGCCAAGCGGCGAATCCAGTGCCGAGAGCATACGTTCGAGTGAAATTGAGCGGGTTGATCGTAAGCAGGAAGACATGTATGAAACGCTGCGATCGATCCGCGACGGCGCCGCGAACGAACAGGTCGAAGAACTTGCAGACCTACTTGAGACGATGGTCAGCGAACTCTGTCGGCTGGAGGCCCGAAACCGCCTGCTGACCACTCGGCTGCATAGGGTGGAAACGATAAACGGACTCTCCGGA
Protein-coding sequences here:
- a CDS encoding DUF1664 domain-containing protein is translated as MAVDSEDAPSGESSAESIRSSEIERVDRKQEDMYETLRSIRDGAANEQVEELADLLETMVSELCRLEARNRLLTTRLHRVETINGLSGDEIDLSDASTLDHRDEKVVKAIVADGRKRLTLSDLHELYRGHTDV
- a CDS encoding HNH endonuclease — its product is MAGRLPNHEWVDLREQILQRDGYECQDCGKGERGVKSLHVHHKRPLDDGGSNEPGNLRTLCEDCHFDLHADEQRKGTLEDIKDIYRRSEVPVFRTGEIGKLLDNYSHQAAPKLKKLVEKGFLESNGNGVYYRSSLPIDDVQIVNANDVIVDGSYIEFGKYIVTRRRLLNVNIVDGGYTHGTRTRN
- a CDS encoding DUF5658 family protein, giving the protein MQTHTVTIEVPVPTVSIRTLWAVLIALTIGDALTTIVALSVGLPEANPLIHAAIETVGFGGVLLSQVLYIALAWALLQIVDYGHKWVLVAGIVPSALVVVNNAAAIAILGVV